The Desulfosalsimonas propionicica genome has a segment encoding these proteins:
- the carB gene encoding carbamoyl-phosphate synthase large subunit, producing the protein MPKRTDIHKVMIIGSGPIIIGQACEFDYSGTQACKALRSLGYEIVLVNSNPATIMTDPEMADVTYIEPLNPENLTRIIDKERPDALLPNLGGQSALNLSSELAKLGVLERFGVKVIGVNIEAIQRGEDRTAFKETMDKLGIEMPESRAVTSVEDAEAVAAELGYPVVIRPAYTMGGTGGGMVYNVEELQTIAARGLAASYINQILVEESVLGWEELELEVVRDTNNNLVTVCFIENVDPMGVHTGDSFCTAPMLTISRQLQQKLQDYSYAIVEAIEVIGGTNIQFAHNRETGRVVVIEINPRTSRSSALASKATGFPIAFISALLAGGITLEEMPYWRDGTLEKYTPSGDYVVVKFARWGFEKFPGVDDKLGTQMRAVGEVMSIGKNYKEALQKAIRSLEINRYGLGFAKNFNEKPLKELLDDIATPTSERQFLMYEALRKGAGVDQLHELTRIKPWFIQQMKELVELEEKILAAPGQVPPDDLLIAAKKDGFADRYLARILGIEEIAIRDKRKTLGIEEAWDAVPVSGVADAAYYYSTYNAENKVSVSSRKKIMVLGGGPNRIGQGIEFDYCCVHAAFAIREAGYESIMVNCNPETVSTDYDTSEKLYFEPLTVEDVLSIYEKEQPEGVIVQFGGQTPLNIASELEAAGVRILGTSPETIDLAEDRDRFHQIVAKLGIPQPESGMARSFDEALKIARNIGYPLMVRPSYVLGGRAMEIVMDESMLQRYLAAAVEVSEKRPVLIDKFLESAIEAEADAIADGTDAFVPAVMEHIELAGIHSGDSACVIPPVSIPPKHVETIIDYTRKIAMEFGVKGLMNIQYAIADDMVYILEANPRASRTVPIVSKVCGFAMARIATKIMLGATLADMNLQRPVITHYGVKEAVFPFNMFPEVDPLLGPEMRSTGEVLGLGDSFGMSFFKAQEATQSPLPVEGSVLITVADSDKSSVLEPARLFSDLGFQIYATRGTRDFLEKRGLAAETLRKLGHGRPDIVDAIKNRQVQLIINTPVGKASQEDDSYIRKTAIRFKVPYITTTAAATAAAKGIAARRAGEPEAKSLQRYHREIK; encoded by the coding sequence ATGCCCAAGCGCACTGACATCCACAAGGTTATGATTATCGGCTCCGGGCCCATTATCATCGGTCAGGCCTGCGAGTTTGACTATTCCGGCACCCAGGCGTGCAAGGCCCTGCGGTCGCTGGGATATGAAATCGTGCTGGTCAATTCCAACCCGGCCACTATTATGACCGATCCGGAAATGGCAGATGTTACCTACATCGAGCCGTTAAACCCCGAAAACCTGACACGCATCATCGACAAGGAGCGCCCGGATGCGCTTCTGCCCAACCTGGGCGGCCAGTCCGCGCTCAACCTCTCCTCGGAGCTGGCCAAGCTGGGCGTGCTTGAGCGCTTCGGCGTCAAGGTTATCGGGGTCAACATCGAGGCCATCCAGCGGGGCGAGGACCGCACGGCCTTTAAGGAAACCATGGACAAACTCGGCATTGAAATGCCCGAAAGCCGGGCGGTGACCAGTGTGGAAGACGCCGAGGCAGTGGCCGCCGAACTCGGTTATCCCGTTGTGATCCGGCCGGCCTACACCATGGGCGGCACCGGCGGCGGAATGGTCTACAATGTGGAGGAATTGCAAACCATTGCTGCCCGGGGGCTGGCCGCCAGCTACATCAACCAGATCCTGGTGGAGGAATCGGTCCTGGGCTGGGAGGAACTGGAACTGGAAGTCGTACGGGATACCAACAACAACCTGGTCACGGTCTGCTTTATTGAAAACGTGGATCCCATGGGCGTGCACACGGGCGATTCCTTCTGCACCGCGCCAATGCTCACCATATCCCGGCAGCTGCAGCAGAAACTCCAGGACTACAGCTACGCCATTGTTGAGGCCATCGAGGTCATCGGCGGCACCAATATTCAGTTTGCCCACAACCGGGAAACCGGCCGGGTGGTGGTTATCGAGATCAACCCCCGGACCTCTCGTTCCTCGGCCTTGGCCTCAAAGGCCACCGGCTTTCCCATCGCCTTTATATCCGCGCTTCTGGCCGGCGGCATCACCCTGGAGGAAATGCCCTACTGGCGCGACGGCACCCTTGAGAAATACACACCCTCGGGCGATTACGTGGTGGTGAAATTCGCCAGATGGGGCTTTGAAAAATTTCCCGGCGTGGACGACAAGCTGGGCACCCAGATGCGGGCTGTGGGCGAAGTCATGAGCATTGGCAAAAACTACAAGGAAGCTTTGCAAAAAGCCATCCGGTCTTTGGAAATCAACCGTTACGGGCTTGGATTTGCAAAAAATTTCAATGAAAAACCCCTAAAAGAACTGCTCGACGACATTGCCACACCCACCAGCGAACGCCAGTTTCTCATGTACGAGGCCCTTCGCAAGGGCGCAGGCGTGGATCAGCTCCATGAGCTGACCCGGATCAAACCCTGGTTTATCCAGCAGATGAAGGAACTGGTGGAGCTTGAAGAAAAAATCCTGGCCGCCCCGGGCCAGGTTCCTCCGGACGACCTGCTGATAGCCGCCAAAAAAGACGGGTTTGCCGACCGGTATCTGGCCCGGATTCTGGGCATTGAAGAAATTGCGATCCGGGATAAACGAAAGACCCTGGGCATTGAAGAGGCCTGGGATGCCGTGCCCGTATCCGGGGTGGCGGATGCCGCCTATTATTATTCCACCTACAACGCCGAAAACAAAGTATCCGTCAGCAGCCGCAAAAAAATCATGGTGCTCGGCGGCGGGCCGAACCGCATCGGCCAGGGAATCGAATTTGACTACTGCTGCGTGCATGCCGCCTTTGCCATCCGGGAGGCGGGTTATGAGTCCATCATGGTCAACTGCAACCCCGAAACCGTGTCCACGGACTATGACACCTCGGAAAAGCTGTATTTCGAACCCCTGACAGTGGAGGACGTGCTTTCCATCTATGAAAAAGAGCAGCCCGAGGGCGTAATCGTCCAGTTCGGCGGCCAGACCCCGCTCAATATCGCCTCTGAGCTCGAAGCCGCGGGCGTTAGAATTCTGGGCACCTCCCCGGAAACCATTGATCTGGCCGAGGACCGGGACCGGTTCCACCAGATTGTGGCCAAACTCGGCATTCCCCAGCCGGAATCGGGTATGGCCCGCTCTTTTGACGAAGCCCTCAAAATTGCCAGAAACATCGGCTACCCGCTGATGGTGCGGCCCTCCTACGTTCTGGGCGGAAGGGCCATGGAAATTGTCATGGACGAGTCCATGCTCCAGCGCTACCTGGCAGCGGCCGTGGAGGTTTCCGAGAAGCGGCCTGTTCTCATTGACAAATTCCTGGAATCGGCCATCGAGGCCGAGGCAGACGCCATTGCCGACGGCACGGACGCGTTTGTGCCCGCGGTCATGGAACACATCGAGCTGGCCGGCATCCATTCCGGTGATTCGGCCTGCGTGATTCCGCCCGTGAGCATCCCGCCCAAACACGTTGAGACCATCATTGATTACACCCGCAAAATCGCTATGGAATTCGGGGTCAAGGGGCTGATGAACATCCAGTACGCCATTGCCGATGACATGGTCTATATCCTGGAAGCCAACCCGCGCGCGTCAAGGACCGTGCCCATTGTCTCCAAGGTCTGCGGATTTGCCATGGCCCGGATTGCCACAAAAATCATGCTCGGCGCCACCCTGGCGGACATGAACCTCCAGCGGCCGGTGATCACCCATTACGGGGTCAAGGAAGCCGTATTCCCCTTTAACATGTTTCCGGAAGTCGATCCGCTTCTGGGCCCGGAAATGCGCTCTACCGGAGAAGTCCTCGGCCTGGGCGATTCCTTTGGGATGTCATTTTTCAAGGCCCAGGAGGCCACACAATCTCCGCTGCCCGTGGAGGGAAGCGTTTTGATCACGGTGGCTGACAGCGACAAGTCCAGTGTGCTGGAGCCGGCCCGGCTTTTTTCCGATCTGGGGTTTCAAATCTATGCCACCAGGGGCACCCGGGATTTTCTGGAAAAGCGCGGCCTTGCCGCAGAAACGCTGAGAAAACTGGGTCACGGCCGGCCCGATATCGTGGATGCCATCAAAAATCGCCAGGTCCAGCTCATCATCAACACTCCGGTGGGAAAGGCCAGCCAGGAGGACGATTCTTATATCCGGAAAACCGCCATCCGCTTCAAGGTACCCTACATCACCACCACGGCCGCGGCAACAGCTGCAGCCAAGGGTATTGCCGCCCGCAGGGCCGGAGAACCGGAGGCAAAATCATTGCAGCGTTATCACCGGGAGATCAAGTAG
- a CDS encoding phenyltransferase domain-containing protein encodes MDLEVLRKKQPAGVELDQVSELIVRTQKSDGEIPWHDGGKTDPWDHVESAMGLAIGGYPEGAKRAYQWLAARQLEDGSWYAAYQDGRPLDQTRDTNVTAYIAVGVYHYYLVTGDEGFLAEMWEPVRRAMDFALSLQAPSGEIYWAMSPDLKVDPMALLTGSSSIYMSLKCAIAMSRVLGIRCDGWLDAAGRLKKAVQNGYHLFNIAKSHYSMDWFYPVLSGAVTGGAARKRFDHYWKKFVVEDMGVLCVSNRPWVTVAETCECVLALAASGNERIAGIIFNWMHERRFEDGSYWCGFTYPDMVIWPEEKITWTNAVVLMAADALYHLTPASRLFHHGFWEESGLFA; translated from the coding sequence ATGGATCTGGAGGTGTTACGCAAGAAGCAGCCGGCCGGGGTTGAGCTGGATCAGGTATCGGAACTCATTGTCAGGACCCAGAAGTCAGATGGGGAGATCCCCTGGCATGACGGCGGCAAAACCGATCCCTGGGATCACGTGGAATCGGCCATGGGGCTGGCCATAGGCGGATATCCGGAGGGCGCAAAAAGGGCATATCAATGGCTGGCCGCCCGGCAGCTGGAAGACGGAAGCTGGTATGCGGCATACCAGGACGGCCGGCCCCTGGACCAGACCCGCGATACAAACGTCACCGCCTATATCGCAGTGGGGGTGTATCACTATTACCTGGTGACAGGCGATGAGGGGTTTCTTGCCGAAATGTGGGAACCGGTGCGCCGGGCAATGGATTTTGCCTTAAGCCTTCAGGCGCCCAGCGGCGAGATTTACTGGGCCATGAGCCCGGATCTGAAAGTCGATCCCATGGCGCTGCTCACTGGTTCGAGTTCCATTTATATGAGCTTGAAGTGCGCAATTGCCATGAGCCGGGTGCTGGGCATAAGATGCGACGGCTGGCTGGATGCGGCCGGCCGCCTGAAAAAGGCGGTACAAAACGGTTACCACCTGTTTAACATCGCCAAGTCCCATTATTCCATGGACTGGTTTTACCCGGTACTTTCCGGTGCGGTCACGGGCGGGGCGGCGCGCAAGCGCTTTGACCACTACTGGAAAAAATTCGTGGTGGAAGACATGGGCGTGCTCTGTGTTTCCAACCGTCCCTGGGTGACAGTGGCGGAAACCTGCGAGTGCGTGCTTGCCCTGGCGGCTTCCGGAAATGAGCGGATTGCCGGGATCATTTTCAACTGGATGCATGAGCGGCGGTTTGAAGACGGCTCCTACTGGTGTGGATTTACCTATCCCGACATGGTGATCTGGCCGGAGGAAAAAATCACCTGGACCAATGCTGTGGTGCTCATGGCCGCAGACGCCCTGTATCACCTGACCCCGGCCAGTCGTTTGTTTCATCACGGATTCTGGGAGGAATCCGGCCTTTTTGCCTAA
- the sixA gene encoding phosphohistidine phosphatase SixA, protein MALYLVQHGQHLPKEIDEKQGLSEQGIDEVERIADTAAVYGVKIDRILHSEKKRARQTADIFAKKLNVAGVAETGGLKALDDPKAFAGQIRSDENLMLVGHLPFMERMASYLTTGKTDYTVFKFQNGGIVCLDKLPDSDFRAIVWALMPHIG, encoded by the coding sequence ATGGCACTTTATCTGGTTCAGCATGGCCAACACCTTCCAAAGGAAATTGATGAAAAACAAGGACTTTCCGAACAAGGCATAGACGAGGTGGAAAGAATTGCCGATACAGCGGCTGTCTACGGGGTAAAAATAGACCGGATTCTGCACAGCGAAAAAAAACGTGCCCGGCAGACGGCTGATATTTTTGCCAAAAAGCTTAATGTCGCAGGTGTGGCTGAAACCGGGGGCTTAAAGGCCCTGGATGACCCCAAAGCCTTTGCCGGGCAGATCCGATCAGATGAAAATCTCATGCTTGTGGGCCATTTGCCTTTTATGGAGCGCATGGCATCTTATCTGACCACAGGGAAAACGGATTACACGGTTTTCAAGTTTCAGAACGGCGGCATTGTGTGTCTGGACAAATTGCCGGATTCGGACTTCCGGGCGATTGTCTGGGCGCTGATGCCCCATATCGGGTAG
- a CDS encoding amidophosphoribosyltransferase encodes MKTDCTMDLFYGTDYHSHLGTKRGGLAVKNSQGMAKAIKNIENSYFRTKFESELPNLHGKKGIGVISDHDSQPLIIGSHLGNFGIATVGRINNLAELARSAFSRGIHFSEVGEGAVNPTECVGMLINQENNFVNGIVSAQAAIRGSCTLLLLTEKGIYAARDRLGRTPLVIGKKQGAHAVSFETTAFFNLGYEAVHYLGPGEIVFITAEGYETVRPPGPDMQVCAFLWVYYGYPASSYENISVEQVRYRCGKALARADDMEVDLVSGIPDSGIGHAIGYANEKQVPYGRPFVKYTPTWPRSFMPQNQNDRDLVARMKLIPVTSLISGQRLLFCDDSIVRGTQLKDNVRTLFDAGAREVHMRIACPTLVYPCVFLNFSTSRSTLDLAGRKAIFDMEGQEQEDTIRRYADPDTRQTTDMVEHIREKLGLNTLKYQRLEDMIAAIGLPKEKLCTHCWDGSSYD; translated from the coding sequence ATGAAAACCGACTGCACAATGGATCTGTTTTACGGAACCGATTATCATTCCCATCTCGGCACCAAGCGGGGCGGTCTGGCCGTCAAAAACAGCCAGGGCATGGCCAAGGCCATCAAGAACATTGAAAACAGCTATTTTCGCACCAAGTTCGAATCCGAGCTTCCCAATCTTCATGGCAAGAAGGGAATCGGGGTGATCAGCGACCATGATTCCCAGCCATTGATCATTGGATCGCACCTGGGCAATTTCGGCATTGCCACGGTGGGCCGCATCAATAACCTGGCGGAACTGGCCCGCTCGGCTTTCAGCCGGGGCATTCATTTCTCGGAAGTGGGCGAAGGCGCAGTCAACCCCACGGAATGCGTCGGGATGCTCATCAACCAGGAAAACAATTTTGTCAACGGCATTGTCAGTGCCCAGGCCGCCATCCGTGGATCCTGCACCCTGCTGCTTCTCACGGAAAAAGGCATCTACGCCGCCAGGGACCGGCTCGGCCGAACCCCCCTGGTGATCGGTAAAAAGCAAGGCGCCCACGCAGTCTCATTTGAAACCACGGCGTTTTTCAACCTCGGATACGAAGCTGTCCATTACCTGGGGCCCGGAGAAATCGTTTTTATCACCGCAGAGGGCTATGAAACCGTCCGTCCGCCCGGCCCGGACATGCAGGTCTGCGCCTTTTTATGGGTCTATTACGGTTATCCGGCATCCAGCTATGAAAACATCTCCGTGGAGCAGGTGCGCTACCGCTGCGGAAAGGCCCTGGCCCGGGCCGATGACATGGAGGTGGACCTGGTTTCGGGCATTCCGGATTCGGGCATCGGCCATGCCATCGGGTATGCAAATGAAAAACAGGTGCCCTATGGCCGGCCCTTTGTCAAGTACACCCCTACCTGGCCCCGCAGCTTTATGCCCCAAAACCAGAACGACCGGGACCTTGTGGCCCGGATGAAGCTGATTCCGGTCACGTCCCTGATTTCCGGTCAACGCCTGCTGTTCTGTGATGACTCCATTGTCCGGGGCACACAGCTCAAGGACAATGTCCGCACCCTGTTTGATGCCGGGGCCCGGGAAGTGCACATGCGCATTGCCTGCCCCACCCTGGTCTATCCGTGCGTGTTTCTCAATTTTTCAACATCGCGCTCCACCCTGGATCTTGCCGGCCGCAAGGCCATCTTTGACATGGAGGGACAGGAGCAGGAGGATACCATCCGGCGGTACGCGGACCCGGATACCCGGCAGACCACCGACATGGTAGAACATATCCGGGAAAAACTCGGACTCAATACCCTGAAATACCAACGTCTTGAAGACATGATCGCAGCCATCGGCCTGCCCAAGGAAAAACTGTGCACCCATTGCTGGGACGGCAGCAGCTATGATTAA